Proteins encoded by one window of Sus scrofa isolate TJ Tabasco breed Duroc unplaced genomic scaffold, Sscrofa11.1 Contig1574, whole genome shotgun sequence:
- the LOC110258221 gene encoding olfactory receptor 52A1-like: MSISNVTILTPSVLTLIGIPGLESVQSWIGIPFCAMYLTAVLGNSWLLSIIRSERSLREPMYLFLAMLGATDIALSTSVVPKMLGIFWFHVSEIYFDACLLQMWLIHTFQCIESGILLAMALDRYVAICSPLRHAAIFTQQLVTQIGAAVTLRAAILVAPCLVLIKCRLHLYHTTVISHSYCEHMAIVKLAAGNIRVNKIYGLFVAFTVAVFDLTIITLSYVQIFMAVFRLPQKEARLKAVHTCVPHICVFLQLYLLAFFSFFTHRFGGQIPPYIHILFSSIYLVVPPCLNPLVYGAKTKQIRIQVTKMFRS, from the coding sequence ATGTCCATTTCCAACGTCACGATCCTCACGCCCTCTGTGTTGACACTGATAGGGATCCCAGGCCTGGAGTCTGTGCAGAGCTGGATCGGGATTCCATTCTGTGCCATGTACCTCACTGCTGTGCTGGGAAATTCCTGGCTTCTGAGCATCATCAGGTCAGAACGCAGCCTCCGTGAGCCCATGTACCTGTTCCTAGCCATGCTGGGAGCCACGGATATCGCACTTAGTACCAGCGTTGTGCCCAAGATGCTTGGAATCTTCTGGTTTCATGTCTCAGAGATTTATTTTGATGCCTGCTTGCTTCAGATGTGGCTCATCCACACATTTCAGTGTATCGAGTCAGGCATCCTGCTGGCCATGGCCctggaccgctatgtggccatctgttcCCCCCTGAGACATGCTGCCATCTTTACCCAGCAGCTAGTCACTCAGATTGGGGCTGCGGTAACACTCAGGGCTGCCATTCTTGTAGCCCCATGCCTCGTCCTGATAAAGTGTCGATTGCACCTTTATCACACAACTGTCATCTCCCACTCCTACTGTGAGCACATGGCCATTGTGAAGCTGGCTGCAGGAAACATCCGAGTCAACAAAATCTACGGTTTGTTTGTGGCCTTCACTGTTGCAGTGTTTGACCTCACCATCATCACTCTGTCCTATGTCCAAATATTCATGGCAGTGTTTCGTCTGCCCCAGAAGGAGGCCAGGCTGAAAGCGGTCCACACTTGTGTCCCTCACATCTGCGTCTTCCTGCAGCTCTACCTCcttgctttcttctccttcttcacaCACAGGTTTGGTGGGCAAATCCCCCCTTACATCCACATCCTCTTCTCCAGCATCTACTTGGTGGTCCCTCCGTGCCTCAATCCGCTTGTCTATGGGGCAAAGACCAAGCAGATCCGCATCCAAGTGACAAAAATGTTCCGTTCGTGA